A genomic window from Deltaproteobacteria bacterium includes:
- the clpX gene encoding ATP-dependent Clp protease ATP-binding subunit ClpX, with protein MKPRLDDAALLTPRRIFDHLDRYVVGQGRAKRALAVAAYNHQKRVAQRRLHAGPLLRKSNVLLIGPTGSGKTHLARNLADVLEVPFTVVDATEYTEAGYYGKDVEVMVAELLFRSNHAVEETQRGIIFIDEIDKIARRTGSARTGAGSRDIGGEGVQQALLKLLEGREIFVPLNVTQHWTKHDFVQIDTTDILFICAGTFTDLQQERALQPLGFGPSVPVPRRPLGAPELTDYGMLAEFVGRLQVVVELEPLGEDELVQVLSGPPDALAREYREVLALDGVELELQASALHAVAHRAIEKGVGARGLRAVLEEVMAEVMFEAPERRGTHLVVDEAYVQARLHT; from the coding sequence ATGAAGCCCCGCCTCGACGATGCTGCGCTGCTCACCCCGCGGCGGATCTTCGATCACCTCGATCGCTACGTGGTGGGACAGGGGCGCGCCAAGCGAGCGCTCGCGGTGGCCGCGTACAACCACCAGAAGCGGGTGGCCCAGCGGCGGCTGCACGCGGGGCCGCTCCTGCGCAAGAGCAACGTCCTGCTCATCGGGCCCACCGGCTCGGGCAAGACGCACCTCGCGCGAAACCTGGCCGACGTGCTCGAGGTGCCGTTCACCGTGGTCGACGCGACCGAGTACACCGAGGCCGGCTACTACGGAAAGGACGTGGAGGTGATGGTGGCGGAGCTGCTCTTCCGCTCCAACCACGCCGTCGAGGAGACGCAGCGGGGCATCATCTTCATCGACGAGATCGACAAGATCGCCCGGCGCACCGGCAGCGCGCGCACCGGCGCCGGCAGCCGCGACATCGGCGGCGAGGGCGTGCAGCAGGCGCTGCTCAAGCTCCTCGAGGGCCGGGAGATCTTCGTGCCGCTCAACGTCACCCAGCACTGGACCAAGCACGACTTCGTGCAGATCGACACCACCGACATCCTCTTCATCTGCGCAGGCACGTTCACCGATCTGCAGCAGGAGCGGGCGCTCCAGCCGCTGGGCTTCGGCCCGTCGGTGCCGGTGCCGCGGCGGCCGCTGGGCGCGCCCGAGCTGACCGACTACGGGATGCTCGCCGAGTTCGTGGGCCGCTTGCAGGTCGTGGTGGAGCTCGAGCCACTCGGCGAAGACGAGCTGGTGCAGGTGCTCAGCGGTCCGCCCGACGCGCTCGCCCGCGAGTACCGCGAGGTGCTCGCCCTCGACGGCGTGGAGCTCGAGCTGCAGGCGAGCGCGTTGCACGCCGTGGCCCATCGAGCCATCGAGAAGGGCGTGGGCGCGCGCGGGCTGCGCGCGGTGCTCGAGGAGGTGATGGCCGAGGTGATGTTCGAGGCGCCCGAGCGCCGCGGCACGCACCTGGTCGTCGACGAGGCCTACGTGCAGGCCCGGCTACACACTTAA
- a CDS encoding HAMP domain-containing histidine kinase, translated as MGSLEYRQFRNENDALRAGPALAAAGLTAGVGIVDLMTPEDISVGILYVAPLLAAHWTRRVGFIWLVGLVLVVINQLDSVYGAAPIGGSHAVVMINHMLASLLIVAFTAVVDALCRQSNRLRALRNQAIARADAAMAADRLKDQILSAVSHELRTPLTSIITWSRLLRRVERTPRLLERGLSVIEGKAWLQAHLVDSVIDAADVAQHRATYRPEPTDLARLVGQVASRLQPAFDQQHLDLELLLAAQPAWIRGDPQQLEKVVFHLLHNSLKFTPEGGRVQVTLASAMGQVRLQVTDNGGGFERAHASVLFRAFQAPNGNHHARGLGLGLSIVRGLVDLHGGTVKAESEGSGRGATFTVTLPELALAVSAPAMSPDASMH; from the coding sequence ATGGGCTCCCTTGAGTATCGGCAATTCAGAAACGAGAACGACGCCCTCCGGGCGGGGCCGGCGCTCGCCGCGGCCGGCCTCACCGCTGGGGTGGGCATCGTCGATCTGATGACCCCCGAGGACATCTCGGTGGGCATTCTCTATGTGGCTCCGCTCCTGGCGGCACACTGGACACGCCGGGTGGGGTTCATCTGGCTGGTCGGTCTGGTGTTGGTCGTGATCAACCAGCTCGACAGCGTCTACGGTGCGGCCCCCATCGGCGGCAGCCACGCCGTGGTGATGATCAACCACATGCTGGCGAGCCTGCTCATCGTCGCCTTCACAGCCGTGGTGGACGCGCTCTGCCGGCAGTCGAACCGGCTGCGCGCGCTGCGCAACCAGGCCATCGCGCGCGCCGACGCCGCGATGGCCGCCGACCGACTGAAGGACCAGATCCTGAGCGCGGTCTCGCACGAGCTGCGCACGCCGCTGACGTCGATCATCACCTGGTCGCGGCTCTTGCGGCGGGTGGAGCGCACGCCGCGCCTCCTGGAGCGCGGGCTCTCGGTGATCGAGGGCAAGGCGTGGCTGCAAGCGCACCTCGTCGACAGCGTGATCGACGCCGCCGATGTGGCCCAGCACCGCGCCACCTACAGGCCCGAGCCGACGGATCTCGCGCGGCTGGTGGGCCAGGTCGCGAGCCGGCTCCAACCCGCCTTCGACCAGCAGCACCTCGACCTGGAGCTCCTGCTCGCGGCACAGCCCGCGTGGATCCGCGGCGATCCGCAGCAGCTCGAGAAGGTGGTCTTCCACCTGCTGCACAACTCGCTCAAGTTCACGCCGGAGGGCGGCCGGGTGCAGGTGACGCTGGCCAGCGCCATGGGCCAGGTTCGTCTCCAGGTGACCGACAACGGCGGCGGCTTCGAGCGCGCGCACGCCAGCGTGCTCTTCCGCGCGTTCCAGGCGCCGAACGGCAACCACCACGCGCGCGGCCTGGGGCTTGGGCTCTCCATCGTGCGCGGGCTGGTGGATCTGCACGGCGGCACGGTGAAGGCGGAGAGCGAAGGCTCGGGCCGAGGCGCCACGTTCACGGTGACGTTGCCGGAGCTCGCGCTGGCCGTGAGCGCGCCGGCGATGAGCCCGGACGCGTCGATGCACTGA
- a CDS encoding deoxyhypusine synthase family protein translates to MAQNKNALRKPFQKARNVSPVPLTGKEQARELIHTAFPAYVGRQERTAYELMCRSITEDCSIFMTLSGAMTPAGLHQSCLIPLIERGIISSLTTTGANLYHDAHRIIGHAIREVNPNAGDLQLRLARVIRIYDLGFWEEALLDTDRLFSALIQKPAFQRKMTTPEFHYLLGKEIAAIEKALGVKQPSLLSTCYKYAVPIFVGAVQDGSIFLNVVKLKRLLGPAFKFELDINDDVYAMAALQHWARHHGGKQLAIWILGGGVPKNYTLQGEPLLDQILNVPTTGFDIDVQFCVDPVDNGALSSCPAGEGHTWGKVSVEAVESGSVYVHTDVTAVFPWLTHALFQEKFSTRKPKRLMDKLEEAVKFLDADVQKQRSSLMKTLTYELPK, encoded by the coding sequence ATGGCCCAGAACAAGAACGCCCTCCGCAAGCCCTTCCAGAAGGCGCGCAACGTCTCGCCCGTTCCGCTCACCGGCAAGGAGCAGGCGCGCGAGCTCATCCACACCGCGTTCCCCGCGTACGTGGGCCGCCAGGAGCGCACCGCCTACGAGCTGATGTGCCGGAGCATCACCGAGGACTGCTCGATCTTCATGACGCTGTCCGGAGCGATGACGCCCGCGGGCCTGCACCAGAGCTGCCTCATCCCGCTCATCGAGCGCGGCATCATCAGCTCGCTCACCACCACGGGCGCGAACCTGTACCACGACGCCCACCGCATCATCGGCCACGCCATCCGCGAGGTGAACCCGAACGCGGGCGACCTGCAGCTGCGGCTCGCGCGCGTGATCCGCATCTACGACCTGGGCTTCTGGGAGGAGGCGCTGCTCGACACCGACCGGCTCTTCTCCGCGCTCATCCAGAAGCCGGCCTTCCAGCGCAAGATGACCACGCCGGAGTTCCACTACCTGCTGGGCAAGGAGATCGCCGCCATCGAGAAGGCGCTGGGCGTGAAGCAGCCCAGCCTGCTCTCCACTTGCTACAAGTACGCGGTGCCCATCTTCGTGGGCGCGGTGCAGGACGGCTCGATCTTCCTGAACGTGGTGAAGCTGAAGCGGCTGCTCGGGCCGGCCTTCAAGTTCGAGCTCGACATCAACGACGACGTCTACGCCATGGCGGCGCTGCAGCACTGGGCGCGGCACCACGGCGGCAAGCAGCTCGCCATCTGGATCCTCGGCGGCGGCGTTCCCAAGAACTACACGCTGCAGGGCGAGCCGCTGCTCGATCAAATCCTCAACGTGCCCACCACGGGCTTCGACATCGACGTGCAGTTCTGCGTGGACCCGGTGGACAACGGCGCGCTCAGCTCCTGCCCGGCCGGCGAGGGCCACACCTGGGGCAAAGTGAGCGTCGAGGCGGTGGAGAGCGGCTCGGTCTACGTGCACACCGACGTGACCGCCGTCTTCCCCTGGCTGACCCACGCGCTGTTCCAGGAGAAGTTCAGCACCCGCAAGCCCAAGCGGCTCATGGACAAGCTCGAGGAGGCGGTGAAGTTCCTCGACGCCGACGTGCAGAAGCAGCGGAGCTCGCTCATGAAGACGCTCACCTACGAGCTGCCGAAGTAG
- a CDS encoding class II glutamine amidotransferase: MGWTFALVSRDPNLVGCVLHAVDAQRPLVPPGAVSAWGLGYYVGGEPLLERQPSPRGPFEVKTLAQDIESEVLLAAASNGHGAKDENTQPFRFRRWLFAHAGEVPDFQLAMPALHRGLPEAVRGQRKGETASEYVFLYVLQKLRELNALEDDVPAATAGRALREGIAALESVLRDAGVTRPASLQCVLTNGRSLAVSRVGGPCSSRLIEGLVPCGRCGIDEKTPEMHPALRPHRRLRAAAFVSEDGVPGFQPLAERSLVTVSPQLEIKNEPL, encoded by the coding sequence ATGGGGTGGACCTTTGCGCTGGTGAGCCGCGACCCGAACCTGGTGGGCTGCGTGCTCCACGCCGTCGACGCGCAGCGGCCGCTGGTGCCACCGGGCGCGGTGAGCGCGTGGGGGCTGGGCTACTACGTGGGCGGTGAGCCGCTCCTGGAGCGGCAGCCGAGTCCGCGCGGGCCCTTCGAAGTCAAGACCCTCGCCCAGGACATCGAGAGCGAGGTGCTCCTCGCCGCAGCGAGCAATGGCCACGGCGCCAAGGACGAGAACACGCAGCCCTTCCGCTTCCGGCGCTGGCTCTTCGCGCACGCGGGCGAGGTGCCCGACTTCCAGCTGGCGATGCCGGCGCTGCACCGCGGGCTGCCCGAGGCGGTGCGCGGGCAGCGCAAGGGCGAGACCGCGAGCGAGTACGTGTTCCTGTACGTGCTGCAGAAGCTCCGCGAGCTGAACGCGCTCGAGGACGACGTGCCGGCCGCGACCGCTGGGCGCGCGCTGCGCGAGGGCATCGCCGCGCTGGAATCGGTGCTTCGTGATGCGGGCGTGACGCGGCCCGCGAGCCTGCAGTGCGTGCTCACCAACGGCCGGAGCCTGGCGGTCTCGCGCGTGGGCGGGCCGTGCAGCTCGCGCCTCATCGAGGGCCTGGTGCCGTGCGGCCGCTGCGGCATCGACGAGAAGACGCCGGAGATGCACCCCGCGCTTCGGCCGCACCGGCGGCTGCGCGCGGCGGCGTTCGTGAGCGAGGACGGCGTGCCTGGCTTTCAGCCGCTGGCGGAGCGCTCGCTGGTGACGGTGTCGCCGCAGCTCGAGATCAAGAACGAGCCGCTCTGA
- a CDS encoding Hsp70 family protein: MSDDIAIGIDLGTSYSCVSVCDENGVPQVLPNEWGERTHASVVSFLDDGTVLVGNAAKKNIITNAENTIYSAKRLIGRFFFSDEVKKAQAVMPYKIVEGANNSVRIEAAGRTFSLPEISALVLKEMKAIAENALGREVNKAVVTVPAYFNDNQRQATKDAGKIAGLEVLRILNEPTAAALSYGMGKDLNQRAVVYDLGGGTFDVSILEIGKDVFEVLSTAGDTYLGGDDFDDRIMTWLAEDFLGKSGLDLRQNRYCLQMLKEAAERAKIEVGQNGIAHINCPGICQDQNGQVLDLTQQLDQANFNRMVMDLVQRTFKVCDEALQSAKLTASDIDAVILVGGPTRLPIIRTSVKHYFQREVMAGVDPDEVVAMGAAIQAHTLVASSSASAGSGGGGGDAAYLLDVTPLTLRIGTVGGFTERIIDKNTPIPIEKSKTFTTSRDGQDRVKIKVFQGEANKSDECELLGEFEFTGFRIGYRGEVKVEVSFAIDASGIVQVSATDVETGQRTSTQITLSSGLSEEDIEASRKANEATRLAGHGDDEDMPAAARR, from the coding sequence ATGAGCGACGACATCGCGATTGGCATCGACCTGGGCACCAGCTACTCGTGCGTGTCGGTGTGCGACGAAAACGGCGTGCCTCAAGTCCTTCCCAATGAATGGGGAGAGCGCACCCACGCGTCCGTCGTGAGCTTCCTCGACGACGGCACGGTGCTCGTCGGCAACGCCGCCAAGAAGAACATCATCACCAACGCCGAGAACACCATCTACTCGGCCAAGCGCCTGATCGGGCGCTTCTTCTTCTCCGATGAGGTGAAGAAGGCCCAGGCGGTGATGCCCTACAAGATCGTCGAGGGCGCCAACAACAGCGTGCGCATCGAGGCCGCCGGGCGGACGTTCTCGCTGCCGGAGATCTCCGCGCTGGTGTTGAAGGAGATGAAGGCCATCGCCGAGAACGCGCTGGGGCGCGAGGTGAACAAGGCGGTGGTCACCGTGCCCGCCTACTTCAACGACAACCAGCGCCAGGCCACCAAAGACGCCGGCAAGATCGCCGGCCTCGAGGTGCTGCGCATCCTCAACGAGCCCACCGCCGCCGCGCTCAGCTACGGCATGGGCAAGGACCTCAACCAGCGCGCGGTGGTCTACGACCTCGGCGGCGGCACGTTCGACGTGTCGATCCTGGAGATCGGAAAAGACGTCTTCGAAGTGCTCTCCACCGCGGGCGACACCTACCTCGGCGGCGACGACTTCGACGACCGGATCATGACCTGGCTCGCCGAGGACTTCCTCGGAAAGAGCGGCCTCGACCTGCGGCAGAACCGCTACTGCCTGCAGATGCTCAAGGAGGCCGCCGAGCGCGCCAAGATCGAAGTGGGCCAGAACGGCATCGCGCACATCAACTGCCCGGGCATCTGCCAGGACCAGAACGGACAGGTGCTCGACCTCACCCAGCAGCTCGACCAGGCCAACTTCAACCGCATGGTGATGGACCTGGTGCAGCGCACCTTCAAGGTCTGCGACGAAGCGCTGCAGAGCGCCAAGCTCACCGCCAGCGACATCGACGCGGTCATCCTCGTGGGCGGCCCCACGCGCTTGCCCATCATCCGCACCTCGGTGAAGCACTACTTCCAGCGCGAGGTGATGGCCGGCGTGGACCCGGACGAGGTGGTGGCCATGGGCGCCGCCATCCAGGCGCATACGCTGGTGGCCAGCTCCAGCGCTTCGGCGGGGAGCGGCGGTGGCGGCGGCGACGCGGCCTACCTGCTCGACGTCACCCCGCTCACCCTCCGCATCGGCACCGTGGGCGGCTTCACCGAGCGCATCATCGACAAGAACACGCCCATCCCCATCGAGAAGTCCAAGACCTTCACCACCAGCCGCGACGGCCAGGACCGGGTCAAAATAAAAGTCTTCCAGGGCGAGGCCAACAAGAGCGACGAGTGCGAGCTCCTCGGCGAGTTCGAGTTCACCGGCTTCCGCATCGGCTACCGCGGCGAGGTGAAGGTCGAGGTCAGCTTCGCCATCGACGCATCGGGCATCGTGCAGGTCTCGGCCACCGACGTGGAGACCGGACAGCGCACGAGCACGCAGATCACCCTCTCCTCGGGCTTGTCCGAGGAGGACATCGAGGCCAGCCGCAAGGCCAACGAGGCCACGCGCCTCGCGGGCCACGGCGACGACGAGGACATGCCGGCGGCCGCGCGCCGCTAG
- a CDS encoding DnaJ domain-containing protein, which translates to MVRPAPAQGDDDGENLKTEVALRARPPAPPPTPTGPVPPGVEPTFAAEVETTAAQLPELDYFQVLLLQATASTAEIKRAYHQRSRAYHPDRFFRLEDAGFRENVDKIYKRINEAYVVLRDDQKRAKYVKDISGDKRAEKLRFTEESEVEAKRAAQKEKEEEVGKTPQGRKVFEQGMKDLAANKFVDAHRNFKMAVMYEPGNAKYKEKMLEAEKQLPKGDFRIK; encoded by the coding sequence ATGGTGCGGCCCGCTCCCGCGCAGGGGGACGACGACGGCGAGAACCTCAAGACCGAAGTCGCCCTGCGGGCCCGGCCGCCCGCACCGCCGCCGACGCCCACGGGCCCGGTGCCTCCCGGCGTGGAGCCCACCTTCGCCGCCGAGGTGGAGACCACCGCAGCCCAACTCCCGGAGCTCGACTACTTCCAGGTGCTCTTGCTCCAGGCCACGGCGTCCACCGCGGAGATCAAGCGCGCGTACCACCAGCGCTCGCGCGCCTACCACCCCGACCGCTTCTTCCGGCTCGAGGACGCCGGCTTCCGCGAGAACGTCGACAAGATCTACAAGCGCATCAACGAGGCCTACGTCGTGCTGCGCGACGATCAGAAGCGCGCCAAGTACGTGAAGGACATCTCCGGGGACAAGCGCGCCGAGAAGCTGCGCTTCACCGAGGAGAGCGAGGTCGAGGCCAAGCGCGCGGCGCAGAAGGAGAAGGAAGAAGAGGTCGGCAAGACGCCGCAGGGCCGCAAGGTCTTCGAGCAGGGCATGAAGGATCTCGCCGCGAACAAGTTCGTCGACGCGCACCGCAACTTCAAGATGGCCGTGATGTACGAGCCCGGGAACGCCAAGTACAAAGAGAAGATGCTCGAGGCCGAGAAGCAGCTCCCCAAGGGCGACTTCCGGATCAAGTAG
- a CDS encoding CvpA family protein yields the protein MNLDILVVGLVLFFAVLGALAGGLMQLSHWAGLILGGFLAKPLGVHLGPLAAQRFGAPDIIGVLGVTVVAFFAIYLIAQIILRAVIKRVTQNRVLGSADRLLGFGLGGGKAGVFLYVLVSAMIFFEKPFTAVTHYQFDTRGSKIADFIRAHNLFTTFSFPGTRGLTAIARAAKDPAAAAELGNDPEIQALTKDPRVQQLLQDGELQRAIQSGDSMGMLRNNRVMAVLSDSKLQDALVHAGEHMPDSLEQVSRGKRR from the coding sequence TTGAACCTCGATATCCTCGTCGTCGGGCTGGTGCTCTTCTTTGCCGTGCTCGGCGCGCTCGCCGGCGGGCTGATGCAGCTCTCGCACTGGGCGGGGCTCATCCTCGGCGGCTTTCTGGCCAAGCCGCTGGGCGTGCACCTCGGGCCCCTGGCCGCGCAGCGCTTCGGCGCGCCGGACATCATCGGCGTGCTCGGCGTGACCGTGGTGGCCTTCTTCGCCATCTACCTCATCGCCCAGATCATCCTGCGCGCGGTGATCAAGCGCGTCACCCAGAACCGGGTGCTCGGCAGCGCGGACCGGCTGCTCGGCTTCGGCCTCGGTGGCGGCAAGGCGGGCGTGTTCTTGTACGTGCTCGTGTCGGCGATGATCTTCTTCGAGAAGCCGTTCACCGCGGTGACGCACTACCAGTTCGATACCCGCGGCTCGAAGATCGCGGACTTCATCCGCGCGCACAATTTGTTCACCACCTTCAGCTTCCCGGGCACCAGGGGGCTGACCGCGATCGCCCGCGCCGCCAAGGACCCCGCGGCCGCGGCCGAGCTGGGCAACGACCCGGAGATCCAGGCGCTCACCAAGGATCCGCGCGTGCAGCAGCTCCTGCAGGACGGCGAGCTGCAGCGGGCCATCCAAAGCGGCGACTCCATGGGCATGCTGCGCAACAACCGGGTGATGGCCGTGCTCAGCGACAGCAAGCTCCAGGACGCACTCGTGCATGCGGGCGAGCACATGCCGGACAGTCTGGAGCAGGTCAGTCGCGGCAAGCGGCGCTGA
- a CDS encoding glycoside hydrolase family 31 protein, translating into MRPLAIPLALTLALCACHHSSQNPPPPEPVVLEAGPGTLTFGDGGTIVLARGEQTALTLDASSFQLGLVNAPLNLRNDSYDPYWLEPANLDGGSVVPAGTRFESAQSVSVSSATSDTVVLSLAYPSGTATLTIKAEAPGRFSASWVPKVTDAQSALAWLRLRPHVDPNEQFYGLGEWGDTVAHRGTQRPMQIEVDALESGYNEAHAPIPLLIGTRGWGLFVASRRAGLFDVARKDPAAVEATFAASPAAGDGLEFHLLSAEPIDVTKLYYDVAGYPKLPAPWALGPMMWRNENTNQAQIEDDAAQLRSRHLAASGYWFDRPYATGVNTFDFDPAKFTDAGAAIETLQAAGLRVAVWHTPYVAASGREASPTLNAEAESHGYFPPQVGLLLNSWGSPIDFTNADATAWWQSLIGGYTALGIEGFKLDFAEDVQVGISGIRDPWKFSDGSDERTGQSSYPLLYHSTYSQMLPSAGGFLLCRTGRWGDQVNGCIIWPGDLESDFSHERDAKADGSLSVGGLPAAFVKGLGLGASGLPFYASDTGGFRNSPGNAALCPGQSGPCTAAAELFVRWAEMSSVGTAMEVGNGASFMPWEFSNANGLDDAALATYQRYASLAMRLFPYKWTFAQHLAHDGRAIQRPIGLAYPHMTNAPTDEALLGDVILAAPVLARGQTTRAVQLPDGDWIGWWDGQRYSGAITVDAPLDTLPLFLQAGGIVPMLRPEIDTLAPATQAGVESYANDSGILFVRVAPSPTASTFTVFDGTQLSQQLAGDGQHLGFTPSVSGVFAEGVIFEVIATAQPTSVVNGGASLTRLASVDALRARDGWFWESATGGTLWVRASHGPVTLVAR; encoded by the coding sequence ATGCGGCCCCTGGCGATCCCCCTCGCGCTGACGCTCGCGCTCTGCGCGTGTCACCACAGCTCGCAGAATCCGCCGCCGCCCGAGCCCGTGGTCCTCGAGGCCGGCCCCGGGACGCTCACGTTCGGCGATGGCGGGACGATCGTCCTCGCACGAGGCGAGCAGACCGCGCTCACCCTCGACGCCAGCAGCTTTCAGCTCGGGCTGGTGAACGCGCCGCTCAATCTGCGCAACGACAGCTACGACCCGTACTGGCTCGAACCCGCGAACCTCGACGGCGGGTCGGTGGTGCCTGCGGGCACGCGCTTCGAGTCGGCGCAGTCGGTGAGCGTGAGCAGCGCCACCAGCGACACGGTCGTGCTCAGCCTCGCCTACCCAAGCGGCACGGCGACGCTGACCATCAAGGCCGAGGCGCCCGGTCGCTTCTCGGCGTCGTGGGTGCCGAAAGTGACCGACGCACAGTCGGCGCTCGCGTGGCTTCGCCTCCGGCCGCACGTGGATCCGAACGAGCAGTTCTACGGGCTGGGCGAGTGGGGCGACACGGTCGCGCATCGCGGGACGCAGCGGCCGATGCAGATCGAGGTCGACGCGCTCGAGAGCGGCTACAACGAAGCGCACGCGCCCATCCCGCTGCTCATCGGCACGCGCGGCTGGGGGCTCTTCGTGGCCAGCCGTCGCGCCGGGCTCTTCGACGTCGCGCGCAAGGATCCGGCGGCCGTCGAAGCGACCTTCGCGGCGTCGCCCGCTGCCGGCGACGGGCTCGAGTTCCACCTCCTCTCCGCAGAGCCGATCGATGTAACCAAATTGTATTACGACGTGGCCGGCTATCCGAAGCTGCCCGCGCCCTGGGCGCTCGGGCCGATGATGTGGCGCAACGAGAACACCAACCAGGCCCAGATCGAGGACGACGCCGCGCAGCTCCGCAGCCGCCACCTCGCCGCCAGCGGCTACTGGTTCGACCGGCCCTACGCCACCGGCGTGAACACCTTCGACTTCGATCCGGCGAAGTTCACCGACGCCGGCGCCGCCATCGAGACGCTCCAGGCCGCGGGACTTCGCGTGGCGGTGTGGCACACGCCGTACGTGGCTGCGTCGGGCAGGGAGGCCTCGCCCACGCTCAACGCCGAAGCGGAGTCGCACGGCTACTTCCCGCCGCAGGTCGGGCTGCTCCTGAACTCATGGGGCTCGCCGATCGACTTCACGAACGCCGACGCGACCGCGTGGTGGCAATCGCTCATCGGCGGCTACACCGCGCTGGGCATCGAGGGCTTCAAGCTCGACTTCGCCGAGGACGTTCAGGTCGGCATCAGCGGGATCCGAGATCCGTGGAAGTTCAGCGACGGCAGCGACGAGCGCACCGGGCAATCGTCCTATCCATTGCTCTACCATTCGACGTATTCGCAGATGCTGCCGAGCGCGGGCGGCTTCTTGCTCTGCCGCACGGGTCGCTGGGGAGATCAGGTCAACGGGTGCATCATCTGGCCGGGCGACCTCGAGTCGGACTTCTCGCACGAGCGCGACGCGAAGGCCGATGGATCGCTGAGCGTGGGCGGGTTGCCGGCGGCGTTCGTGAAGGGCCTCGGCTTGGGCGCGTCGGGGCTGCCGTTCTACGCCTCGGACACTGGCGGCTTCCGCAACAGTCCGGGCAACGCCGCGCTGTGCCCTGGGCAGAGCGGCCCCTGCACGGCGGCCGCCGAGCTGTTCGTGCGCTGGGCGGAGATGTCGTCGGTGGGCACGGCGATGGAGGTGGGCAACGGCGCGAGCTTCATGCCCTGGGAGTTCTCCAACGCGAACGGCCTCGACGACGCCGCGCTCGCCACCTACCAGCGCTACGCCAGCCTCGCGATGCGGCTGTTCCCGTACAAGTGGACCTTCGCGCAGCACCTCGCCCACGACGGCCGCGCCATTCAGCGACCGATCGGGCTCGCGTATCCGCATATGACGAACGCGCCGACCGACGAGGCGCTCCTGGGCGACGTGATCCTCGCTGCGCCGGTGCTCGCGCGGGGCCAGACCACGCGCGCGGTTCAGCTTCCCGACGGCGATTGGATCGGCTGGTGGGACGGCCAGCGCTACTCCGGCGCCATCACGGTCGACGCGCCGCTCGACACCCTGCCGCTCTTCCTTCAGGCCGGCGGCATCGTGCCCATGTTGCGCCCGGAGATCGACACGCTCGCGCCTGCGACACAGGCCGGCGTCGAGTCCTACGCGAACGATTCAGGAATCCTCTTCGTGCGCGTGGCGCCCTCGCCGACCGCGAGCACGTTCACGGTCTTCGACGGCACCCAGCTCAGCCAGCAGCTCGCCGGTGATGGCCAGCACCTGGGGTTCACTCCCAGTGTGAGTGGCGTCTTTGCGGAGGGCGTCATCTTCGAGGTCATCGCCACCGCACAGCCGACGTCGGTGGTGAATGGCGGGGCGTCGCTCACGCGGCTCGCGAGCGTCGATGCGCTCCGAGCTCGAGACGGCTGGTTCTGGGAGTCGGCGACGGGCGGAACGCTCTGGGTCCGCGCGAGCCACGGTCCGGTGACGCTCGTCGCCAGGTGA